A window from Mycobacterium saskatchewanense encodes these proteins:
- a CDS encoding HAD family hydrolase: MTDGDLAIAEESALECLCGEGLRLPGFLGITDTPRPDARELLLGLAKRDIGVRVITGDRPATARAIARQIGLDVADESVITGARWERLSVAERAEVVSDTVIYAHDTRAEGADRAADQPIRADLRDGGRRGERRRGDPCRGRGVGVSSHGSGPARGAADVGQTLLESRAPLVLGTVAATFVTLPPRPNRTRTARARPNLNRQRRAGGPRTPRRIQTPSAPRRCAHCGSRSAARSTSRSSGSSTGPTNTTLSMSRDWRRC, translated from the coding sequence TTGACGGACGGCGACCTGGCGATCGCGGAGGAGTCGGCACTGGAATGCCTGTGCGGCGAGGGACTGCGCCTGCCCGGCTTCCTGGGTATCACCGACACACCGCGGCCCGACGCGAGGGAACTCCTGCTCGGGCTGGCCAAGCGGGACATCGGTGTACGGGTCATCACGGGTGACCGTCCGGCCACCGCCCGCGCCATCGCACGCCAGATCGGGCTGGACGTCGCGGACGAATCGGTGATCACGGGCGCGCGCTGGGAGCGGCTGTCGGTCGCGGAGCGCGCCGAGGTCGTCTCGGACACCGTCATCTACGCGCATGACACCCGAGCAGAAGGTGCAGATCGTGCAGCAGATCAGCCAATCCGGGCGGATCTGCGCGATGGTGGGCGACGGGGCGAACGACGCCGCGGCGATCCGTGCCGCGGCCGTGGGGTGGGCGTGTCCTCGCATGGAAGCGGTCCGGCCCGCGGCGCCGCCGACGTCGGGCAGACGCTGCTGGAATCACGCGCCCCGCTCGTCCTCGGCACCGTCGCCGCGACCTTCGTCACGCTGCCGCCTCGGCCGAACCGGACACGAACGGCTCGGGCGAGGCCCAACCTGAATCGGCAGCGGCGAGCCGGTGGGCCGCGTACGCCGCGGCGCATCCAGACTCCAAGCGCGCCAAGGCGTTGCGCTCACTGCGGGAGCCGGAGCGCCGCGCGATCGACCTCCCGGTCATCGGGAAGTTCCACGGGCCCGACAAACACGACGCTGTCTATGTCGCGGGATTGGCGGCGTTGCTAG
- the lpqS gene encoding putative copper homeostasis (lipo)protein LpqS has protein sequence MNQWPRYAAAIAAFFWALGMAAGCHVPQAATATMHMATVSTLSRTAIGHEIGALAERVPLGAGSCAPMDHECKHLAQACPASDLVALAVVLAILALAGSAVWWVVSIPRGPPPRFGLIPHRPGRVILTRHCIARI, from the coding sequence GTGAATCAGTGGCCGCGCTATGCCGCGGCGATCGCGGCATTCTTCTGGGCCCTAGGCATGGCCGCCGGCTGCCACGTTCCGCAGGCGGCCACCGCAACCATGCACATGGCCACAGTGTCGACGCTGTCCAGGACCGCCATCGGCCACGAAATCGGCGCCCTGGCCGAACGCGTCCCGCTGGGCGCCGGTTCGTGCGCGCCGATGGACCACGAGTGCAAACATCTGGCGCAGGCATGCCCGGCTTCTGACTTGGTCGCACTTGCGGTGGTCCTCGCCATCCTGGCCTTGGCCGGTTCGGCGGTTTGGTGGGTCGTGTCGATACCCCGCGGGCCGCCCCCGCGTTTCGGCCTGATTCCCCACCGCCCGGGCCGAGTGATTCTCACCCGGCACTGCATCGCTCGTATCTGA
- a CDS encoding FAD-dependent oxidoreductase, with the protein MTARIDQPGALVIGAGVSGWTTALTLARQGWRVVVAADRFDADTVSTVAGAVWEWPPSVCGRHHNQAVLARSADWARYSYSRFARLAADPRTGVSLRPAVFYFSRPIEEDPAEQAKMLAVEQFVPGFVHDPELIDAHEINPAAGMVDAYSYLAPTIDTDSYLAWLARQAGNAGVTMARRSIRGALVEQEDELMSEYGAQLIVNCSGLGARELACDPTMEPHRGALLRVVNDGSTMSRVTAVHAVANDTGTEDQDMVFIVPRGANRLLLGGLVEPGEYDTDLDLDGYPPLREMFDRCREFLPSLRGAQLDAVDPIRVGLRPFREAGVRLQIEPGTRIVHNYGHGGAGVTLSWGCAQEVAELADVLLADRGVA; encoded by the coding sequence ATGACGGCGCGGATCGACCAGCCGGGCGCGCTGGTGATCGGCGCCGGCGTCAGTGGATGGACCACGGCGCTGACGCTGGCCCGCCAGGGCTGGCGCGTCGTGGTGGCCGCCGACCGGTTCGATGCCGACACGGTGTCGACCGTCGCGGGAGCGGTGTGGGAATGGCCACCGTCCGTGTGCGGTCGCCACCACAATCAAGCGGTGCTGGCCCGTTCCGCTGATTGGGCGCGCTACTCCTACAGCCGCTTCGCCCGCCTCGCCGCCGACCCCCGCACCGGTGTGAGCCTGCGGCCGGCGGTGTTCTACTTCTCCCGCCCGATCGAGGAGGATCCGGCCGAACAGGCGAAAATGCTTGCGGTCGAACAGTTCGTGCCCGGCTTCGTCCACGACCCCGAACTCATCGACGCCCACGAGATCAATCCCGCCGCCGGGATGGTCGACGCCTATTCCTACCTGGCGCCCACCATCGACACCGACTCGTATCTGGCCTGGCTGGCCCGCCAGGCGGGGAACGCCGGCGTCACCATGGCCAGGCGCAGCATTCGCGGGGCGCTCGTCGAGCAGGAGGACGAGCTGATGTCCGAGTACGGCGCGCAGCTGATCGTCAACTGCTCGGGGCTGGGAGCACGCGAGCTGGCGTGTGACCCGACGATGGAGCCGCACCGGGGGGCTCTGTTACGAGTGGTGAACGACGGCAGCACGATGTCGCGCGTGACGGCCGTGCACGCCGTCGCGAACGATACGGGCACCGAGGACCAGGACATGGTGTTCATCGTTCCTCGCGGCGCCAATCGGCTGCTGCTTGGCGGCCTCGTCGAGCCGGGTGAATACGACACCGACCTCGACCTGGACGGCTATCCGCCGCTGCGGGAGATGTTCGACCGCTGTCGCGAATTCCTGCCCAGCCTGCGGGGCGCGCAGCTCGACGCGGTCGACCCGATACGAGTCGGCCTGCGGCCGTTCCGCGAAGCCGGCGTGCGACTGCAAATCGAACCCGGCACCCGCATCGTG